The following are from one region of the Desmospora profundinema genome:
- the spoVE gene encoding stage V sporulation protein E, producing the protein MPQSRNAPDPVIITVIFMLLAIGVVMVYSASAAYSLHKFGDSFYYAKRQLLFAALGVFLMLVISRLDPQFFRHWAKPGLAICFILLVAVLIPGVGILRNGAQSWLGIGAFSIQPSEFTKLGIILYLSRYLTSHAHQVTSFTKGLLVPLAIAGSAFALIMLQPDLGTGTVMMGTALVMIFTAGARMKHLLGLSLVGVLGFVSLVLAAPYRIQRITAFLNPWQDPLGAGYQLIQSLYAIGPGGLMGLGLGMSRQKHLYLPEPHTDFIFSILAEELGFLGGGTVILLFGILVWRGLRVAITVPDMFSSLVAAGVTGMIAIQAVINIGVVTGAFPVTGITLPFLSYGGSSLTLTLAAVGLLLNLSRFSKV; encoded by the coding sequence ATGCCCCAATCGCGGAACGCTCCAGATCCGGTCATCATTACGGTGATCTTTATGTTGCTCGCCATCGGAGTGGTGATGGTGTACAGCGCCAGTGCCGCTTACTCGTTGCATAAGTTTGGAGACAGCTTTTACTATGCGAAGCGGCAACTGTTATTTGCCGCGTTGGGCGTGTTCCTGATGTTGGTTATTTCCCGGCTGGATCCCCAATTTTTTCGACATTGGGCGAAGCCGGGCTTGGCGATTTGCTTTATCCTGTTGGTGGCGGTGTTGATCCCCGGGGTTGGCATCTTGCGAAACGGAGCGCAAAGCTGGCTCGGGATCGGCGCGTTCAGCATCCAGCCATCAGAGTTTACCAAGTTGGGAATTATTTTATATCTGTCTCGATACCTTACGTCCCATGCACACCAAGTGACCTCTTTCACCAAGGGGCTGCTGGTTCCTCTCGCCATCGCCGGATCTGCGTTTGCCCTGATCATGCTGCAACCGGACTTGGGTACCGGCACCGTGATGATGGGGACCGCATTGGTGATGATCTTTACGGCGGGGGCCCGGATGAAACACCTGTTGGGGTTATCCTTGGTGGGGGTGCTGGGCTTTGTAAGCTTGGTCTTGGCGGCACCCTATCGGATTCAGCGCATTACCGCTTTCTTAAATCCCTGGCAGGATCCGTTGGGCGCCGGGTATCAGTTGATTCAATCCCTGTATGCGATCGGACCCGGAGGCTTGATGGGGCTGGGACTGGGCATGAGCAGGCAGAAGCATCTTTATCTGCCGGAACCCCATACGGACTTTATCTTTTCCATCTTGGCGGAGGAGCTGGGCTTCCTGGGAGGAGGGACGGTGATCCTCTTGTTTGGTATCCTTGTTTGGAGAGGGTTGCGGGTTGCGATCACGGTGCCGGATATGTTCTCCAGTCTGGTTGCCGCCGGTGTTACGGGTATGATTGCGATTCAGGCGGTCATTAACATCGGGGTGGTGACAGGGGCTTTTCCTGTTACCGGAATCACCCTTCCTTTTCTTAGTTACGGAGGTTCTTCTTTAACATTGACACTGGCAGCTGTCGGTTTGCTGCTAAACCTGTCCCGCTTCAGTAAAGTTTGA
- the murD gene encoding UDP-N-acetylmuramoyl-L-alanine--D-glutamate ligase, with translation MKPTALEEWRGQHVVVLGLAKSGVAVAKLLHRLGVRVTVNDRKPRSESPEAEELEKRGIPVICGGHPDDLIGPGVDRVVKNPGIPYHAPPIKRALELGIPVMTEVEVAYLVTEAPIIGITGSNGKTTTTSLVGRMLSTGDISSHVAGNIGQALADVAPELKPDQWLVAELSSFQLKGTVRFRPRIGALLNVTPAHLDYHGGMDDYIASKSRLFANQQKQDTAVLNWDSPVCRRIGEKRKGRVVWFSRREEVPQGWHIRDGMIVQRKDGTEKAVMPVSKVRLPGVHVENGLAAAAIASAAGCSMTAIAHELASFTGVEHRLEFVTEKDGVRWYNDSKATNPQAATAALESFPSGVVLIAGGLDRGIDFHELTPVFRDRLKGLVTFGQTADILLRRAQEAQVVHRRQASGVREAVRLAADMAEPGDIVLLSPACASWDQHASFEERGSIFKEAVHSL, from the coding sequence GTGAAACCAACAGCCCTGGAAGAGTGGAGAGGACAACATGTGGTCGTGCTGGGCCTGGCTAAAAGCGGAGTGGCAGTGGCCAAGCTGTTGCATCGGCTGGGGGTACGGGTGACGGTCAACGATCGCAAACCCCGCTCGGAGAGTCCGGAAGCAGAAGAATTGGAAAAACGGGGGATACCGGTCATTTGCGGCGGTCATCCCGATGATCTGATCGGGCCAGGGGTGGACCGGGTGGTGAAAAATCCGGGAATTCCTTATCATGCCCCCCCGATTAAACGGGCGTTGGAACTGGGGATTCCTGTGATGACGGAGGTAGAGGTGGCTTATTTGGTTACCGAGGCTCCGATTATCGGGATTACGGGTTCCAATGGAAAGACGACAACGACGTCCCTTGTGGGACGAATGTTGTCCACGGGGGACATTTCCTCTCATGTAGCCGGCAATATCGGACAAGCCCTGGCGGATGTGGCCCCGGAATTGAAGCCGGATCAATGGCTGGTAGCGGAGTTGAGCAGTTTTCAATTGAAAGGAACGGTACGATTCCGCCCCCGGATCGGAGCATTGCTCAATGTAACGCCGGCCCATTTGGATTACCACGGAGGGATGGATGATTACATCGCTTCCAAGAGCCGGCTGTTTGCCAATCAGCAGAAGCAGGACACGGCGGTGCTCAATTGGGATTCGCCGGTTTGTCGGAGAATCGGGGAGAAACGAAAAGGCCGAGTGGTTTGGTTCAGCCGTCGGGAAGAGGTACCGCAAGGCTGGCACATTCGAGACGGAATGATTGTGCAGCGGAAAGATGGCACTGAGAAAGCCGTAATGCCCGTATCAAAGGTGAGGCTGCCGGGTGTCCATGTGGAGAATGGGTTGGCTGCGGCTGCGATCGCTTCTGCAGCCGGCTGTTCCATGACGGCGATCGCCCATGAACTGGCCTCCTTTACCGGTGTGGAACACAGACTGGAATTCGTGACGGAAAAAGATGGAGTCCGCTGGTACAACGATTCCAAAGCGACCAACCCTCAGGCGGCGACTGCGGCGTTGGAGTCTTTCCCCTCGGGGGTGGTCCTGATTGCCGGGGGGTTGGATCGGGGGATTGATTTTCACGAATTGACGCCGGTTTTCCGGGATCGCCTGAAAGGGCTCGTCACCTTCGGCCAAACCGCCGACATTCTTTTAAGGCGGGCGCAAGAAGCGCAAGTGGTCCATCGCCGACAGGCTTCCGGTGTCAGGGAAGCGGTCCGTCTGGCGGCTGACATGGCCGAGCCGGGGGATATTGTACTCCTGTCACCTGCCTGCGCCAGCTGGGATCAACATGCCTCCTTCGAGGAACGGGGAAGCATTTTCAAAGAAGCCGTGCATAGTCTTTAA
- the mraY gene encoding phospho-N-acetylmuramoyl-pentapeptide-transferase produces the protein MDIRMIMVPLGVAFGLGVLLGPLVIPILRRLKFGQAIREEGPKTHQKKAGTPTMGGTIFMAVLVLTAIPVSNIFDQDGHLSDLFFLLFATLGYGILGFMDDYIKVVMKRNLGLTARQKLLGQLFIGLVLFWVLMEVRVVRGLYESISTISIPGTAIHFELNWMYLPLLVLIMIATSNAVNLTDGLDGLVAGTAAIAYGAYAVIGLVQSNYMVVIFSASMVGALLGFLVFNAHPAKVFMGDTGSLALGGGLAALAVITKTELLLFIIGIVFVIETLSVMIQVTSFKLRGKRVFRMSPLHHHFELVGWSEWRVVTTFWMIGFLAAALGIYLEVFLR, from the coding sequence ATGGATATTAGAATGATCATGGTTCCGCTGGGAGTCGCCTTCGGGTTGGGCGTGCTGTTGGGACCGTTGGTGATCCCGATCCTGCGGAGATTGAAGTTCGGCCAGGCGATCCGGGAAGAAGGACCCAAGACCCATCAGAAAAAAGCCGGGACGCCGACGATGGGCGGCACGATCTTCATGGCGGTGCTGGTGCTGACGGCGATTCCCGTCAGTAACATCTTCGATCAAGACGGCCATCTTTCTGACCTGTTTTTCCTGCTGTTCGCCACGCTGGGGTATGGAATCCTCGGCTTTATGGACGATTACATCAAAGTGGTGATGAAGCGGAATCTGGGGCTGACTGCACGGCAAAAGCTGTTGGGACAATTGTTTATCGGCCTGGTATTGTTTTGGGTATTGATGGAGGTGCGGGTGGTCCGGGGGTTGTATGAATCCATCTCGACGATCAGCATTCCCGGTACCGCTATTCATTTTGAATTGAACTGGATGTACCTGCCGCTCCTGGTGCTGATTATGATTGCCACTTCAAACGCAGTCAATCTAACCGACGGATTGGACGGGTTGGTGGCCGGAACGGCCGCTATCGCTTATGGGGCGTATGCCGTCATCGGTCTGGTTCAGAGCAACTACATGGTGGTCATCTTTTCCGCTTCGATGGTGGGGGCGTTGCTCGGATTCCTGGTGTTTAACGCCCATCCGGCCAAGGTGTTTATGGGTGACACGGGCTCATTGGCTTTAGGGGGCGGTTTGGCCGCGCTTGCGGTAATCACCAAAACGGAATTGTTGTTGTTTATCATCGGGATTGTGTTTGTCATCGAAACCCTGTCCGTTATGATTCAGGTTACCTCCTTTAAGTTGAGAGGCAAACGGGTGTTCCGCATGAGTCCGTTGCACCACCATTTTGAATTGGTAGGCTGGTCCGAATGGCGTGTGGTAACCACCTTCTGGATGATCGGATTCCTCGCGGCTGCATTGGGGATCTACCTGGAGGTGTTCCTGCGGTGA
- a CDS encoding UDP-N-acetylmuramoyl-tripeptide--D-alanyl-D-alanine ligase — protein sequence MRRTLHDTAKMARGDQAGPSGNPMVTGVSTDTRTLEPGQLYVPLEGERFDGHDFLKQAVEKGASAALWERSRPLPETSIPLVLVDDTLEALQRLASAYRQAIGATVVAVTGSNGKTTTKDLIGSVLGIRYRVHRTRGNLNNHIGVPLTLLSMPEETEVAVVEMGMNHAGEIALLSRMAVPDLAVVTNVGDAHLEFLGSRAGIADAKLEILEGLKPGGILVHDGDEPLLEERLRDETRKRIPVGFGKDNTDPIGDLVLKGEEGIAFCSSSTGYRFHLSLPGRHNAMNAMMAIAIGRQFNLSDQEIQQGFNRVKASGMRLERLIAVNGMTIINDAYNASPRAMMATIDLLVSLPPERKKWVLFGDILELGDEEKRYHQEVGAYAVKQGVDRIFTLGRRGRWIAEGAQKAGADATTIHCRSAEDAAERLLQMGDETVTLLVKASRGARLEAVVQQLVKGEKAKSDGY from the coding sequence ATGCGACGAACACTTCACGATACAGCGAAGATGGCCCGTGGCGATCAGGCGGGTCCCTCCGGGAATCCGATGGTGACAGGAGTATCGACGGACACGCGCACACTAGAGCCGGGTCAACTGTATGTTCCCCTCGAAGGGGAGCGGTTTGATGGCCACGACTTTTTAAAACAAGCAGTGGAAAAAGGGGCGTCCGCTGCACTATGGGAACGTTCCCGACCTCTTCCGGAGACATCCATCCCTCTGGTTCTGGTGGATGACACGCTGGAGGCACTGCAACGGTTGGCATCGGCTTATCGCCAAGCAATCGGGGCGACGGTGGTGGCTGTCACCGGAAGCAATGGAAAGACCACGACCAAGGATTTAATCGGTTCGGTCTTAGGAATCCGCTATCGGGTCCATCGCACCCGCGGCAATTTAAACAATCACATCGGAGTGCCGCTCACGTTGCTGTCCATGCCCGAAGAGACCGAAGTGGCTGTGGTGGAGATGGGCATGAACCACGCAGGAGAAATTGCCCTTCTCTCCCGAATGGCGGTTCCCGATCTGGCTGTCGTCACCAATGTGGGAGACGCCCATCTGGAGTTTCTGGGGAGTCGAGCCGGAATCGCTGACGCTAAGCTGGAAATTTTGGAAGGATTGAAGCCGGGTGGTATTCTCGTCCACGATGGGGACGAACCGCTTTTGGAGGAACGGCTGCGAGATGAGACGCGAAAGCGGATCCCGGTCGGTTTCGGCAAGGATAATACGGATCCAATCGGGGATCTGGTGCTAAAAGGGGAGGAAGGGATCGCTTTTTGCTCTTCTTCCACGGGCTATCGTTTTCATTTAAGTCTGCCGGGCAGGCACAATGCGATGAATGCGATGATGGCCATCGCCATCGGTCGGCAGTTTAACCTGTCCGATCAGGAGATCCAACAGGGGTTCAACCGGGTGAAAGCTTCGGGAATGCGGTTGGAACGTCTGATTGCGGTCAATGGCATGACCATTATTAACGATGCATACAATGCCAGTCCCCGGGCGATGATGGCCACCATCGATCTGTTGGTCTCGCTTCCCCCGGAGAGGAAGAAGTGGGTGTTGTTTGGGGATATTTTGGAGCTGGGGGATGAGGAGAAACGGTATCACCAGGAGGTTGGCGCTTATGCGGTGAAACAAGGGGTGGACCGAATCTTCACTCTGGGACGGCGGGGCCGCTGGATCGCTGAAGGGGCACAAAAAGCGGGGGCTGACGCGACGACGATCCACTGTCGCTCTGCCGAGGACGCCGCCGAGCGATTGCTCCAAATGGGGGATGAAACTGTTACACTGCTGGTAAAAGCGTCTCGAGGCGCCCGCTTGGAAGCGGTCGTGCAGCAACTTGTCAAAGGAGAGAAGGCAAAGAGCGATGGATATTAG
- a CDS encoding UDP-N-acetylmuramoyl-L-alanyl-D-glutamate--2,6-diaminopimelate ligase: MDLQTLTRSLVLKKVIGDANIEITGLTTDSREVKPGYCFIAIRGFTVDGHRFIPQALERGAAVIVTEEEVDTESVVVRVPDTRRAMAVLAATYFRHPTRELKVIGITGTNGKTTTAHLIRRILMDAGKKAGLVGTIDMKIGEESFPVKNTTPDVVELQRSFRRMVDAGCSHAVIEVSSHALHQGRTWGIYCKTGVFTNLTQDHLDYHKTMEHYRASKGLLFSQLGNRVEDTATDQPLAVLNADDEASPYYSGITPAQVLTYGVEGAADVQAWDIRIDAGGTRFTLITPMGETAVHMKLMGKFSVYNALAATAAALGEGIPLEGIRRSLETIGGVDGRLEPVHAGQPFTVLVDYAHTPDSLQNVLSTVREFTRGSVLCVVGCGGDRDRGKRPIMAEIAARLSERVFITSDNPRTEDPDRIIADMLEGVSAFPKERVTVIRDRAEAISRAVQEAEPEDVVLIAGKGHETYQEIDGIRHDFDDRSVAWKAIQCFLKK, encoded by the coding sequence ATGGATTTGCAGACATTGACCCGTTCATTAGTGTTAAAAAAGGTGATCGGTGACGCCAATATCGAAATCACCGGATTGACCACTGATTCGCGGGAAGTGAAGCCGGGCTATTGTTTTATCGCCATTCGAGGATTTACGGTGGATGGTCATCGCTTTATTCCCCAGGCGTTGGAACGGGGAGCCGCGGTGATCGTGACGGAAGAAGAAGTGGACACGGAGTCGGTTGTTGTGCGTGTTCCTGATACCCGGCGTGCCATGGCTGTGTTAGCGGCCACTTATTTTCGTCATCCGACGAGGGAGTTAAAGGTGATCGGGATCACCGGCACCAACGGCAAGACAACTACCGCCCATCTTATCCGGCGAATCCTGATGGATGCCGGAAAAAAGGCGGGGTTGGTCGGTACGATCGACATGAAAATTGGGGAAGAGAGCTTTCCCGTAAAAAATACGACACCCGATGTGGTCGAACTGCAACGAAGCTTTCGCCGGATGGTGGATGCCGGATGCAGCCATGCGGTGATTGAAGTTTCCTCTCATGCTCTCCATCAGGGACGCACCTGGGGCATCTATTGCAAAACCGGTGTTTTTACCAATCTCACACAGGACCATCTGGATTACCACAAAACCATGGAGCATTACCGGGCATCCAAGGGACTTTTGTTCAGTCAGCTGGGTAATCGCGTGGAGGATACCGCGACCGATCAGCCATTGGCGGTGCTGAATGCGGATGATGAAGCAAGCCCCTATTACAGCGGCATCACACCAGCACAGGTCTTGACTTACGGAGTGGAGGGCGCAGCGGACGTACAGGCTTGGGACATTCGCATCGATGCGGGCGGAACCCGGTTTACTCTGATTACGCCCATGGGAGAGACGGCTGTCCATATGAAGCTGATGGGTAAGTTCAGCGTATATAACGCACTGGCCGCCACCGCCGCGGCTTTGGGAGAAGGGATACCGTTAGAGGGTATCCGGCGGTCCCTGGAGACGATCGGTGGAGTGGACGGACGCCTGGAGCCTGTACATGCGGGTCAACCCTTCACGGTGTTGGTCGACTATGCCCACACTCCGGACAGCTTACAAAATGTTTTATCCACGGTACGGGAGTTTACCCGGGGTTCCGTCCTTTGTGTGGTCGGCTGCGGCGGCGACCGTGATCGGGGGAAGCGGCCCATTATGGCGGAGATCGCTGCCCGCTTAAGTGAACGGGTGTTTATTACCAGTGATAACCCCCGCACGGAAGACCCGGATCGGATTATCGCCGACATGCTGGAAGGGGTATCGGCCTTTCCAAAGGAGCGGGTGACGGTCATCCGGGACCGGGCGGAGGCGATTAGCCGTGCCGTTCAGGAGGCTGAGCCGGAGGATGTGGTTCTCATCGCCGGCAAAGGGCATGAAACATACCAGGAAATTGACGGAATCCGACATGATTTCGATGACCGATCGGTGGCATGGAAAGCGATACAATGTTTCCTTAAAAAATGA
- a CDS encoding stage V sporulation protein D has translation MRSSSHLVRKRLFVALLVGVLLFSGLMFRLGYVQLVQGKWLSAKAEDLWNRDIPFEGKRGRILDRNGEALAYNVSAPSVLAIPAQIKDPAETARQLGRILLAPEKKIYEQITKRQLITRITPEGRKISEERARAIQGLRLPGIVVAEDSKRHYPFESMAAHVLGFAGIDNQGLAGLELVYDDQLKGSPGHVSFSANAKGERLPGSKDQFTPPRDGLDLVLTLDKQIQAVMERELDQAMAQYQPENILAIAMNPKTGEILGMGSRPTYRPDQYRDADPEVYNRNLPIWRTYEPGSTFKIITLAAALEENKVNMREHFHDPGYVKVAGARLRCWKHGGHGSQTYLEVVENSCNPGFVNLGQRLGEEELFSYINKFGFGEKTGIDLNGEAKGILFTPERAGPVELATTAFGQGVSVTPIQQVAAVAATVNGGNLMIPHLQKAWVDPETGETIEESTPEVRRRVISEETSKEVRHALESVVAKGTGRKAFIDGYRVGGKTGTAQKVGPDGGYLKNNHIVSFIGFAPADDPELVVYVAVDNPKGVQFGGVVAAPIVRGILHDSLRHLGVKKRKDQIPQEKTPLTTPIVEVPDLIGEEVSDIRNSLHDTPLEVRGEGSIVISQAPKPGERVKKGTPIRIYLGDKISKGD, from the coding sequence TTGCGCTCATCCAGCCATCTGGTTCGAAAACGACTGTTTGTTGCGTTGCTGGTGGGAGTCCTGCTGTTTTCGGGATTGATGTTCCGGTTGGGTTACGTGCAGCTGGTCCAGGGAAAGTGGTTGAGTGCCAAAGCCGAGGATCTGTGGAACCGGGATATCCCCTTTGAGGGGAAAAGGGGAAGAATTCTGGATCGTAACGGGGAAGCGCTGGCTTACAATGTCAGTGCCCCGTCGGTGTTGGCTATTCCTGCCCAGATCAAGGATCCGGCGGAGACTGCACGGCAACTGGGCCGTATTCTGCTGGCACCTGAGAAGAAAATTTATGAACAAATCACCAAGCGACAATTAATTACCCGGATCACTCCGGAAGGAAGGAAAATCTCCGAAGAACGGGCGCGGGCGATCCAAGGACTGCGGCTGCCGGGAATTGTGGTGGCAGAGGATAGCAAACGGCATTATCCGTTTGAGAGCATGGCTGCTCATGTATTGGGATTTGCAGGGATCGACAACCAGGGGTTGGCCGGTTTGGAGCTGGTTTACGACGATCAATTGAAAGGGTCGCCGGGACACGTATCCTTCAGTGCCAACGCCAAAGGGGAACGACTGCCGGGAAGCAAGGACCAGTTTACTCCGCCTCGGGACGGACTGGATTTGGTGTTGACCTTGGACAAACAGATTCAGGCCGTCATGGAGCGGGAGTTGGACCAGGCCATGGCCCAGTATCAACCGGAAAATATCCTGGCGATCGCGATGAACCCCAAAACCGGTGAAATTTTAGGGATGGGAAGCCGCCCTACCTATCGACCGGATCAATATCGGGATGCCGACCCTGAGGTGTATAACCGCAACTTACCGATCTGGCGAACCTACGAACCGGGGTCCACATTTAAGATCATCACACTGGCGGCGGCTTTGGAGGAAAATAAAGTAAATATGAGGGAGCACTTTCACGATCCGGGCTACGTCAAGGTGGCGGGGGCACGCCTTCGTTGCTGGAAGCACGGGGGGCACGGTTCCCAGACCTATCTGGAAGTAGTGGAGAACTCCTGTAACCCCGGTTTTGTTAATTTGGGTCAGCGATTAGGGGAAGAAGAGTTGTTCTCTTATATCAACAAGTTCGGATTCGGCGAGAAAACCGGGATCGATTTAAACGGGGAAGCGAAGGGGATTCTGTTCACTCCCGAACGGGCGGGACCGGTGGAGTTGGCCACCACGGCATTCGGCCAGGGAGTGTCCGTCACCCCGATTCAGCAGGTGGCTGCTGTGGCAGCTACGGTTAATGGAGGAAATCTGATGATCCCCCATCTTCAAAAAGCGTGGGTGGATCCGGAAACGGGTGAAACAATCGAAGAGTCCACACCCGAAGTCAGGCGCCGGGTGATCTCGGAAGAGACCTCCAAAGAAGTGCGACATGCTCTGGAAAGTGTCGTCGCGAAAGGAACCGGCCGCAAAGCGTTTATCGACGGATACCGAGTCGGGGGGAAGACCGGAACCGCCCAGAAAGTGGGGCCGGATGGCGGCTATCTAAAAAACAATCATATTGTCTCTTTTATCGGCTTCGCGCCTGCTGACGATCCCGAGCTGGTGGTCTATGTAGCGGTGGACAATCCCAAGGGAGTTCAATTTGGCGGAGTGGTGGCCGCTCCGATCGTCCGTGGCATCCTACATGACAGCTTGCGCCATCTCGGGGTGAAAAAGCGGAAGGATCAGATTCCACAGGAGAAAACGCCTTTGACTACGCCGATTGTGGAAGTGCCGGATTTGATCGGAGAGGAAGTGTCGGATATCCGTAACAGCTTGCACGATACCCCTCTAGAAGTGCGGGGGGAAGGAAGTATCGTGATCAGCCAAGCTCCCAAGCCGGGGGAACGGGTCAAGAAGGGAACGCCGATCCGGATCTATCTGGGTGACAAAATATCAAAAGGAGATTAA
- a CDS encoding penicillin-binding transpeptidase domain-containing protein, which yields MTPSNKQIRLRSLLVGMTAIFLLSAVIFRLFWIQAVDASFLRERAEKTWEKQAMIRPDRGSIMDRNGHVLVRERDAYIIAVDLKRLKDPEKAAQQLSPLLEIPEESLLKRLTNKEAKHVELRHTGNYKVSREVRDRVMKLGLDGVYPIQTTSRQYLEGSQASHVLGFVNVEGDPAGGVEQRYNNVLKGKAGSIRFQKDAKGNKAPHSTEAFHPPENGKDLVLTLDREIQYQMEKSLDQTVARYQAKGATAIAADPQTGEILAMASRPHFNPAQYDSTWKRGENDVNTAVSAQYEPGSTFKIVTLAASIEEGLFDSRETFQSGTIEVGNRTIRDWNAQGWGEISFAEGVYLSSNVAFVRLGERLGEDRLVRYIDRFGFGNITNRTGQATGIDLPAEGKGVFFGHAPLHPTERATSAFGQGIAVTPIQQVMAVSAIANNGILVRPHVVKEIRNPSTGKAERKESPKVIRKDVVSPQTAKEVRLLLQGAVNDGTGQEARMEGYTVGGKTGTAQKPLPGGKGYASGQYIVSFIGFAPVDKPRVVVYVAVDEPKEGQGGTVAAPAARDIMKHALQEMGVAPDGEERDPAEAKKRNAPAAKVLKNWVQHPVDEAVAEIRGEGWNPQVLGGGREVIRQYPAAGERGVKENVYLITEDPPALAMPDLTGLPLREALALCRVLGLEAETTGEGYVRSQSIPAGERIMDAERIQLNLQPPD from the coding sequence TTGACGCCGAGCAATAAACAAATCCGATTGCGATCACTGCTGGTAGGGATGACAGCCATTTTTCTCCTATCGGCAGTGATCTTTCGATTGTTTTGGATTCAGGCGGTGGATGCCTCTTTTCTGAGGGAACGGGCGGAAAAGACGTGGGAAAAACAAGCGATGATCCGACCCGATCGGGGCTCCATCATGGATAGAAACGGTCATGTACTGGTAAGGGAACGGGATGCTTACATTATTGCTGTTGATCTGAAGCGGTTAAAGGATCCGGAAAAAGCCGCTCAGCAGCTCTCCCCGCTTTTGGAGATCCCAGAGGAATCGCTGTTGAAGCGTTTGACCAATAAGGAAGCCAAACATGTGGAGCTTCGTCATACCGGGAACTACAAGGTCTCCCGGGAGGTACGGGATCGGGTGATGAAGCTGGGTTTGGACGGCGTCTATCCCATACAGACCACCTCTCGCCAATACTTAGAGGGTTCCCAGGCCTCTCATGTGTTGGGGTTTGTCAATGTGGAGGGGGATCCCGCCGGTGGAGTGGAGCAGCGTTATAATAATGTGTTAAAGGGAAAAGCCGGTTCCATCCGCTTTCAAAAGGACGCCAAAGGGAATAAAGCCCCTCATTCCACGGAAGCGTTTCACCCGCCGGAGAACGGAAAAGACTTGGTTTTAACGTTGGATCGTGAGATTCAATACCAGATGGAGAAAAGTTTGGACCAAACGGTAGCCCGATATCAAGCCAAAGGAGCAACCGCCATCGCCGCCGACCCGCAGACGGGGGAAATCCTGGCCATGGCCAGTCGTCCCCACTTCAATCCGGCCCAATATGATTCCACCTGGAAACGCGGCGAAAATGATGTAAATACGGCGGTAAGTGCCCAGTATGAACCGGGTTCCACCTTTAAAATCGTGACATTGGCCGCCTCCATCGAGGAAGGGTTGTTTGACTCCCGTGAAACGTTTCAGTCCGGTACGATCGAGGTGGGAAACCGCACCATCCGGGATTGGAATGCACAGGGATGGGGGGAAATCTCCTTTGCGGAAGGGGTCTATCTGTCCAGCAATGTGGCCTTCGTCCGTCTGGGGGAACGGTTGGGGGAAGATCGTCTCGTCCGCTATATCGACCGCTTCGGCTTCGGAAACATTACGAATCGTACCGGTCAAGCCACCGGGATCGACCTGCCGGCTGAAGGCAAAGGCGTCTTTTTCGGTCACGCCCCCTTGCATCCCACGGAGCGGGCCACCAGTGCCTTCGGACAGGGGATTGCAGTCACTCCGATCCAACAGGTGATGGCGGTGTCCGCCATCGCCAATAACGGGATCTTGGTTCGTCCCCACGTGGTGAAAGAAATCCGAAATCCCAGTACAGGAAAAGCGGAACGGAAGGAATCCCCTAAGGTCATCCGAAAAGATGTGGTCTCTCCTCAAACGGCCAAAGAGGTACGATTGTTGCTTCAGGGAGCGGTAAACGATGGTACCGGGCAGGAAGCCCGGATGGAAGGCTATACGGTTGGCGGCAAAACAGGAACGGCCCAAAAACCGCTTCCCGGCGGCAAAGGGTATGCATCCGGACAGTATATCGTCTCTTTTATTGGTTTTGCGCCGGTGGATAAACCCCGTGTCGTTGTTTACGTGGCGGTGGATGAACCAAAAGAGGGGCAAGGGGGGACCGTTGCCGCTCCCGCCGCCCGTGACATCATGAAACACGCTCTTCAGGAGATGGGGGTGGCACCTGACGGGGAGGAGAGGGATCCCGCCGAAGCCAAAAAGAGGAACGCTCCTGCAGCAAAAGTTCTAAAAAACTGGGTTCAACATCCGGTGGATGAAGCAGTGGCCGAGATCCGGGGAGAAGGTTGGAACCCTCAAGTGTTGGGGGGAGGCCGGGAAGTGATCCGGCAATACCCCGCTGCGGGAGAAAGAGGAGTAAAAGAAAATGTCTATCTGATTACAGAAGATCCCCCCGCCCTGGCGATGCCGGACCTGACAGGCCTTCCTTTGAGGGAAGCGCTGGCCTTATGCCGGGTGTTGGGGCTGGAAGCGGAAACGACCGGGGAAGGGTATGTTCGCTCCCAATCGATTCCAGCAGGCGAACGCATTATGGATGCGGAACGGATTCAGTTAAATTTGCAACCGCCGGATTAA
- the ftsL gene encoding cell division protein FtsL — MRDFRGNTSVAHQLEQPQVPRTEKQLQKQGLPTVEKWLYLTSVIVCVVIASLVLSRHAMLTEINMEVQQLEREAAELTESNRQLTTEKVDLGSGERIRQFAEERGMTLIREKRSPSSGSGSLPVRDDDRG; from the coding sequence ATGAGAGATTTCCGGGGAAACACTTCGGTCGCTCATCAGCTGGAACAGCCCCAAGTCCCCCGAACAGAGAAACAACTTCAAAAGCAAGGGCTTCCGACGGTCGAGAAGTGGTTGTACCTCACGAGCGTGATCGTCTGTGTTGTCATTGCTTCCCTGGTCTTGTCCCGCCATGCCATGCTGACCGAGATCAACATGGAAGTGCAGCAATTGGAGCGGGAAGCAGCGGAGCTCACCGAATCCAACCGGCAGCTGACCACTGAGAAAGTCGACCTGGGCAGCGGGGAACGAATCCGTCAATTTGCCGAGGAACGGGGGATGACACTGATCCGGGAGAAACGGTCTCCCTCATCCGGCAGCGGAAGTTTACCGGTCAGAGACGATGATCGCGGCTGA